A single region of the Streptomyces sp. AM 4-1-1 genome encodes:
- a CDS encoding procyclic acidic repetitive family protein, protein MIRNVLGSIVALIGAAGAVVSPFRYWYDGRLGRDYRVSDLFTGTGITHAHSGVMVSILLPFIVAAVVTLAGVLLRSRLLVVIAGVIVLAFTVLWMVRQGQAAGSLSVGPDDSGLRTGVASAAAGGVLLLLGAALMSGRRAVRGRGAGHGRGGTGTADRQPEPYPGPDDPDVWPPTREPGPSMQTSPYPEPETDPYPWTEPEGPTGAAGAAGTTGAAGPAEPDRGPDDRRGPGGPDRV, encoded by the coding sequence ATGATCCGCAATGTTCTCGGCTCGATCGTCGCTCTGATCGGAGCGGCGGGGGCCGTGGTGAGTCCCTTCCGGTACTGGTACGACGGCCGGCTCGGCCGTGACTACCGGGTGTCCGACCTGTTCACCGGCACCGGCATCACCCACGCGCACTCCGGGGTGATGGTCTCGATCCTGCTGCCGTTCATCGTCGCCGCGGTGGTGACGCTGGCCGGGGTGCTGTTGCGGTCACGCCTGCTGGTGGTGATCGCGGGTGTGATCGTGCTGGCCTTCACGGTGCTGTGGATGGTGCGTCAGGGCCAGGCGGCGGGCAGTCTGTCCGTCGGTCCCGACGATTCGGGGCTCCGGACGGGCGTGGCGAGCGCGGCGGCCGGCGGGGTGCTGCTCCTGCTGGGCGCGGCACTGATGTCGGGGCGCCGGGCGGTACGGGGGCGCGGCGCCGGTCACGGCCGTGGCGGTACGGGGACTGCCGACCGGCAGCCGGAGCCGTATCCCGGTCCTGACGACCCGGACGTGTGGCCGCCGACGCGTGAGCCGGGGCCCTCGATGCAGACGAGCCCGTATCCGGAGCCCGAGACGGACCCCTATCCGTGGACGGAACCGGAGGGCCCGACCGGCGCGGCCGGTGCGGCGGGTACGACCGGGGCGGCGGGTCCGGCGGAACCGGACCGGGGCCCGGACGACCGGCGGGGGCCGGGCGGTCCGGACCGGGTCTGA